From the Anguilla anguilla isolate fAngAng1 chromosome 6, fAngAng1.pri, whole genome shotgun sequence genome, one window contains:
- the LOC118229792 gene encoding UDP-N-acetylglucosamine transporter-like isoform X2, producing the protein MTSGQLKYASLGVLVLQTTSLVLTMRYSRTLQGDGPRYLASSAVVSAELLKILTCALLVFKEHSYSLRALNRVLTEEIFNKPMETLKLAIPSGIYTLQNNLLYVALSNLDAATYQVTYQLKILTTALFSVSMLGRRLGVYQWLSLLILMAGVALVQWPSDFPAIPQQKELSAGSQLVGVVAVLVACCSSGFAGVYFEKILKETKQSVWVRNIQLGLFGLVFGLMGVFVYDGERVKESGMFQGYNGITWLVVALQALGGLVIAAVIKYADNILKGFATSLSIILSTLISYFWLQDFDPTSVFFVGAVLVIIATFLYGYEPKPSSNPSRA; encoded by the exons ATGACGTCCGGGCAGCTGAAGTACGCGTCGCTGGGCGTGCTGGTGCTGCAGACCACGTCGCTGGTGCTGACCATGCGCTACTCTCGCACCCTGCAGGGGGACGGCCCCCGCTACCTGGCCTCCTCCGCCGTGGTGTCCGCCGAGCTCCTCAAAATCCTCACCTGCGCGCTGCTCGTCTTCAAGGAGCACA GCTACAGCTTGCGAGCACTGAACCGGGTGCTCACAGAGGAGATCTTCAATAAGCCCATGGAAACGTTGAAGTTGGCCATCCCTTCCGGCATCTACACGCTCCAGAACAACCTTCTCTATGTGGCTCTGTCCAACCTGGACGCTGCTACATACCAG GTGACATACCAGCTGAAGATCCTGACCACAGCCCTGTTCTCCGTGTCCATGCTGGGCCGCAGGCTGGGCGTGTATCAGTGGCTCTCCCTGCTCATCCTCATGGCCGGAGTGGCACTCGTGCAG TGGCCCTCGGATTTCCCCGCCATCCCCCAGCAGAAGGAGCTTTCGGCGGGCTCTCAGTTGGTGGGTGTAGTGGCCGTGCTGGTGGCCTGCTGCTCCAGTGGCTTTGCGGGTGTGTACTTCGAAAAGATCCTCAAGGAGACCAAGCAGAGTGTCTGGGTCCGGAACATTCAGCTGG GACTCTTCGGCCTGGTATTCGGGCTCATGGGCGTGTTCGTGTACGACGGAGAACGGGTGAAGGAATCCGGAATGTTCCAGGGCTACAACGGAATCACCTGGCTGGTGGTGGCGCTGCAG GCTCTCGGCGGCCTGGTGATCGCTGCCGTCATCAAATACGCCGACAACATCCTGAAGGGCTTTGCCACGTCGCTCTCCATCATCCTGTCCACCCTCATTTCATACTTCTGGCTGCAGGACTTTGACCctaccag
- the LOC118229792 gene encoding UDP-N-acetylglucosamine transporter-like isoform X1 — translation MSKSDLSPLAPPPPAGWASLVSMTSGQLKYASLGVLVLQTTSLVLTMRYSRTLQGDGPRYLASSAVVSAELLKILTCALLVFKEHSYSLRALNRVLTEEIFNKPMETLKLAIPSGIYTLQNNLLYVALSNLDAATYQVTYQLKILTTALFSVSMLGRRLGVYQWLSLLILMAGVALVQWPSDFPAIPQQKELSAGSQLVGVVAVLVACCSSGFAGVYFEKILKETKQSVWVRNIQLGLFGLVFGLMGVFVYDGERVKESGMFQGYNGITWLVVALQALGGLVIAAVIKYADNILKGFATSLSIILSTLISYFWLQDFDPTSVFFVGAVLVIIATFLYGYEPKPSSNPSRA, via the exons TCCAAATCGGACCTCTccccgctggccccgccccctcccgcggGGTGGGCGTCCTTGGTCTCCATGACGTCCGGGCAGCTGAAGTACGCGTCGCTGGGCGTGCTGGTGCTGCAGACCACGTCGCTGGTGCTGACCATGCGCTACTCTCGCACCCTGCAGGGGGACGGCCCCCGCTACCTGGCCTCCTCCGCCGTGGTGTCCGCCGAGCTCCTCAAAATCCTCACCTGCGCGCTGCTCGTCTTCAAGGAGCACA GCTACAGCTTGCGAGCACTGAACCGGGTGCTCACAGAGGAGATCTTCAATAAGCCCATGGAAACGTTGAAGTTGGCCATCCCTTCCGGCATCTACACGCTCCAGAACAACCTTCTCTATGTGGCTCTGTCCAACCTGGACGCTGCTACATACCAG GTGACATACCAGCTGAAGATCCTGACCACAGCCCTGTTCTCCGTGTCCATGCTGGGCCGCAGGCTGGGCGTGTATCAGTGGCTCTCCCTGCTCATCCTCATGGCCGGAGTGGCACTCGTGCAG TGGCCCTCGGATTTCCCCGCCATCCCCCAGCAGAAGGAGCTTTCGGCGGGCTCTCAGTTGGTGGGTGTAGTGGCCGTGCTGGTGGCCTGCTGCTCCAGTGGCTTTGCGGGTGTGTACTTCGAAAAGATCCTCAAGGAGACCAAGCAGAGTGTCTGGGTCCGGAACATTCAGCTGG GACTCTTCGGCCTGGTATTCGGGCTCATGGGCGTGTTCGTGTACGACGGAGAACGGGTGAAGGAATCCGGAATGTTCCAGGGCTACAACGGAATCACCTGGCTGGTGGTGGCGCTGCAG GCTCTCGGCGGCCTGGTGATCGCTGCCGTCATCAAATACGCCGACAACATCCTGAAGGGCTTTGCCACGTCGCTCTCCATCATCCTGTCCACCCTCATTTCATACTTCTGGCTGCAGGACTTTGACCctaccag